Proteins encoded in a region of the Benincasa hispida cultivar B227 chromosome 2, ASM972705v1, whole genome shotgun sequence genome:
- the LOC120072135 gene encoding glucan endo-1,3-beta-glucosidase-like, whose product MAKLFHMIVLFMAAMSSIVKPYDVLLHAYHGLAGNNLQEPWQVVQLCLKYNIRRVRLYEPNLDVIEAFRGMGIDLPFSEPNSLITNMAPNDSAMGERFNIYIDPFIGDFIINYIIVGDEAIPGLDNDILPVMKS is encoded by the coding sequence ATGGCAAAGCTTTTCCACATGATTGTCCTCTTCATGGCTGCCATGTCATCCATCGTCAAACCATATGACGTTCTTCTCCATGCCTACCATGGACTTGCTGGTAATAATCTGCAAGAGCCTTGGCAGGTGGTGCAACTATGTTTAAAATACAACATTCGTCGTGTTCGGTTGTACGAACCAAACCTTGATGTTATCGAAGCATTTCGTGGCATGGGAATCGACCTCCCTTTCAGTGAGCCCAATAGCTTGATAACAAACATGGCCCCCAATGACTCTGCGATGGGGGAGAGGTTTAACATCTACATAGATCCCTTCATAGGTGATTTCATCATCAACTACATCATTGTCGGTGATGAAGCCATTCCTGGGCTTGACAATGACATATTACCGGTCATGAAATCCTGA